From Coleofasciculus sp. FACHB-T130, a single genomic window includes:
- a CDS encoding S9 family peptidase, with protein MTQAQVAPYGSWKSPITSNLIVSETIGVGQIAFDGEDVYWIEGRPAEAGRSVIVRRTPEGKTIDVTPPPFNVRTRVNEYGGGAFCVADGTIYFSNFADQRLYRQTPGAESQPLTPEGSFCYADGIIDRKQRRLYVVREDHTTGDREPVNTLVSINLEDGDDIRVLVSGNDFYSSPRLSPDGSQLAWLTWNHPNLPWDGTELWVAKITADGSLAESQRVAGGVDESIFQPEWSPDGILHFVSDRSGWWNLYRWQSRSSLTSLKKGEKEVEPLCEMEAEFGLPQWVFGMSTYAFESEERIICTYTQRGIWHLASLDTETGLEQIETDYTEISSLKASGGRVGFIAGSPTKFSSIIQMDMATRQIEVLQRSSQLEIDSGYLSVPQPIEFPTENGLTAHGFFYPPQNRDYTAPDGELPPLVVKSHGGPTAATSSQLNLRIQYWTSRGFASLDVNYGGSTGYGRAYHQRLDGQWGIVDVDDCVNGARYLAQQGLVDGNRMAIAGGSAGGYTTLCALTFRDVFKAGASYYGVSDLEALVRDTHKFESRYLDRLIGPYPQRQDIYQERSPIYFTENLSCPVIFFQGLEDKVVPPNQAEMMLEALRAKGLPVAYVPFEGEQHGFRRSENIKRAIDGEFYFYSRVFRFELADPVEPVAIANLDPEA; from the coding sequence ATGACCCAAGCACAAGTAGCACCTTATGGTTCCTGGAAATCGCCCATCACCTCTAACTTAATTGTTTCTGAAACGATTGGAGTGGGGCAGATTGCCTTTGATGGCGAGGATGTTTACTGGATTGAGGGGCGACCCGCAGAAGCGGGACGGAGTGTGATTGTGCGACGTACCCCAGAGGGGAAAACCATTGATGTCACCCCACCTCCCTTTAACGTCCGAACCCGCGTCAATGAATACGGCGGCGGTGCCTTCTGCGTCGCTGATGGCACTATTTATTTTTCTAATTTTGCGGATCAGCGCCTTTATCGGCAGACTCCAGGTGCAGAATCGCAACCGCTGACACCAGAAGGAAGCTTCTGCTATGCGGATGGAATAATTGACCGGAAACAGCGGCGGTTGTATGTTGTGCGCGAAGACCACACCACAGGCGATCGCGAACCAGTCAATACCTTAGTTAGCATCAACTTGGAAGATGGGGACGATATTCGGGTGCTGGTGTCTGGAAACGACTTTTATTCATCTCCACGCCTCAGTCCTGACGGTTCTCAACTGGCTTGGTTAACTTGGAATCATCCAAATCTGCCGTGGGATGGAACGGAATTATGGGTCGCAAAGATAACAGCGGATGGTTCCTTGGCTGAAAGCCAACGGGTTGCTGGTGGCGTTGATGAGTCTATTTTTCAGCCAGAATGGTCGCCGGATGGCATTTTACACTTTGTTAGCGATCGCAGTGGCTGGTGGAATCTCTACAGATGGCAATCTCGATCCTCCCTAACCTCCCTTAAAAAGGGGGAAAAAGAGGTTGAACCGCTGTGCGAGATGGAGGCTGAATTTGGGCTTCCGCAGTGGGTTTTTGGGATGTCTACCTATGCCTTTGAATCTGAAGAACGCATTATCTGCACCTATACTCAGCGAGGCATTTGGCATTTGGCGAGCCTCGACACGGAGACAGGACTGGAGCAAATTGAGACGGATTACACTGAGATTTCGTCTCTCAAAGCCTCTGGGGGTCGTGTGGGATTCATTGCTGGCTCACCGACCAAATTTAGCTCGATTATCCAAATGGATATGGCGACGCGGCAAATAGAAGTGTTGCAGCGATCGAGCCAGTTAGAAATTGACTCTGGGTATTTGTCTGTTCCGCAACCGATTGAATTTCCGACCGAGAACGGATTAACCGCTCACGGCTTCTTCTATCCGCCCCAAAATCGCGACTATACAGCACCCGATGGTGAGTTGCCGCCCTTGGTCGTCAAAAGCCACGGAGGACCGACAGCAGCCACCTCTAGCCAGCTGAACTTGCGGATTCAATACTGGACAAGTCGCGGATTTGCTTCTCTAGATGTCAATTATGGCGGCAGCACCGGCTATGGACGCGCCTACCATCAGCGGCTGGATGGGCAGTGGGGGATTGTGGATGTGGATGATTGCGTGAATGGGGCGCGGTATCTGGCCCAACAAGGCTTGGTGGATGGAAACCGGATGGCGATCGCCGGTGGTAGTGCGGGTGGCTACACGACGCTGTGCGCCCTGACTTTCCGCGATGTCTTCAAGGCAGGTGCGAGTTACTACGGCGTCAGCGACTTAGAGGCGCTGGTCAGAGATACCCACAAATTTGAATCGCGCTATCTGGATCGGCTGATTGGCCCTTACCCACAGCGGCAAGATATTTATCAAGAGCGATCGCCTATTTACTTTACGGAGAATCTCTCTTGTCCGGTCATTTTCTTTCAAGGGCTAGAAGATAAAGTTGTCCCACCCAACCAAGCAGAAATGATGCTAGAGGCCCTACGTGCCAAAGGGTTGCCCGTTGCTTATGTTCCTTTTGAGGGCGAACAACACGGTTTTCGCCGTTCGGAGAATATTAAACGCGCCATTGATGGGGAATTTTACTTTTATTCTCGCGTCTTCCGGTTTGAGCTTGCCGATCCAGTGGAGCCAGTTGCGATCGCTAATCTTGACCCTGAAGCATGA
- the truB gene encoding tRNA pseudouridine(55) synthase TruB: protein MQGLLNLNKPVGFTSHDCVAKVRKLLRLKRVGHAGTLDPAATGVLPIALGKATRLLQYLRQDKAYRGTIRLGVRTTTDDLEGEIISAHPVPGLTLEQVQAALKKFEGKIQQVPPNYSAIQVEGKRLYDRARAGEIIEVPAREVEVYKLEILEWREGDFPELDVAIACGPGTYIRAIARDLGSACATGGTLAALTRTESSGFQIADSLTFEELEEQLKQGTFHPILASAALGHLPAVTLQATDAKAWCQGQRIPFRPLSFPALTDAEEGKLRLNDEEGRFLGIGCLLASETGYLLVPLMVFEPL from the coding sequence ATGCAAGGACTTTTAAACTTAAACAAACCTGTTGGATTCACTTCTCACGATTGTGTCGCTAAGGTGCGAAAACTCTTGCGCCTCAAGCGCGTGGGACACGCGGGAACTTTAGATCCGGCTGCGACTGGCGTGTTACCAATTGCCCTGGGCAAGGCGACGCGGCTGTTGCAATATCTGCGGCAGGATAAGGCTTATCGGGGGACGATTCGACTGGGGGTAAGGACGACGACTGATGACTTGGAAGGAGAAATTATCAGCGCCCATCCAGTACCAGGATTAACCTTAGAACAAGTGCAAGCAGCCTTAAAGAAATTTGAGGGCAAAATTCAGCAAGTGCCGCCAAATTATAGTGCCATTCAAGTTGAGGGAAAACGCCTGTACGATAGGGCACGGGCGGGGGAAATTATTGAAGTTCCAGCGCGAGAGGTGGAAGTTTATAAGCTAGAAATATTGGAGTGGAGAGAAGGAGATTTTCCCGAATTAGATGTAGCGATCGCTTGTGGCCCTGGAACTTATATTAGAGCGATCGCCCGCGATTTAGGTTCGGCGTGTGCAACCGGCGGCACCCTTGCCGCCTTGACTCGCACTGAGAGTAGCGGTTTCCAGATAGCAGATAGTCTGACTTTTGAAGAATTGGAAGAACAGCTCAAACAAGGAACGTTCCACCCAATTCTAGCGTCGGCAGCTTTGGGGCATCTCCCAGCTGTCACCTTACAAGCAACAGACGCTAAAGCCTGGTGCCAAGGTCAGCGCATTCCTTTTCGCCCCCTTTCCTTTCCTGCCTTGACGGACGCTGAAGAGGGAAAGTTGCGGCTGAACGATGAAGAGGGTCGTTTTTTGGGCATAGGCTGCCTGCTTGCCTCAGAAACTGGCTATCTACTCGTTCCTCTGATGGTATTTGAGCCACTTTGA
- a CDS encoding DUF1963 domain-containing protein gives MQSDDLKLTQLKQKLSSARRSAWKPIVQEGDGDLTASKFAGKPWLSADETWPICPNCQKPMQLFLQLNLEQLPESLNGKFGSGLLQFFYCTSYNEPLCEVDCEVVRIIQPNSTPSEMDIPEIEDLFPAKLITGWEERDEYPDRQEIKLDNYTIDNKAFDIVYQRPPREDKLAGWPSWVQDPEYPNCPTCNHEMNQFIFQIDSGDTNNNILYNWGDMGAAYLVQCPEHKEQVAFLWQCH, from the coding sequence ATGCAATCGGATGATTTGAAATTAACTCAACTAAAACAAAAACTAAGCAGTGCTAGGCGTTCGGCTTGGAAACCTATCGTTCAAGAAGGTGATGGAGACTTAACTGCATCAAAATTTGCTGGAAAACCCTGGCTGAGTGCCGATGAGACTTGGCCTATTTGCCCTAATTGTCAAAAGCCAATGCAGCTATTTCTGCAACTGAATCTTGAGCAGTTGCCTGAAAGCTTGAATGGAAAGTTTGGTAGTGGTTTATTACAATTTTTTTATTGTACTAGCTACAACGAGCCTCTTTGCGAGGTTGATTGTGAGGTTGTGAGAATTATTCAACCAAACAGCACACCATCAGAGATGGACATACCAGAAATAGAAGATTTATTTCCTGCTAAGTTAATTACGGGATGGGAAGAAAGGGATGAGTACCCTGACAGGCAAGAGATAAAGCTAGATAACTATACAATAGATAATAAAGCTTTTGATATTGTCTATCAGCGCCCTCCAAGAGAAGACAAGTTAGCTGGTTGGCCTAGTTGGGTACAAGATCCTGAATATCCAAATTGTCCAACTTGTAACCACGAAATGAATCAATTCATTTTTCAAATTGATTCAGGAGATACTAACAATAATATTCTTTATAACTGGGGTGATATGGGAGCAGCATATCTCGTACAATGCCCAGAGCATAAGGAACAAGTTGCTTTTCTGTGGCAGTGCCACTAA
- a CDS encoding alpha/beta hydrolase, translating into MVLPSVTALMPSRVLAAEKIFISYGPIQLSLPVSALEEYAREGKINQDLGFYAQFFKPEQLEQLRRILQTRANVSPVAVAQFLYTPQGEILLRRVGEIIQTKAFQPGFYAIRAALIQAAADPQGLTPLNVLRKFPTYAIRINSDRGFEIIDELSNLIGKTQGAIAAVEQAALAEISAQSSTQMPFQPSQMATPFNIPAGRDLQQPGPLSWEMQTLTLNDLSRSRTFPVDVYLPQLSGRAAPVIVISHGLGSDRLSYAYLARHLASHGFAVALPEHPGSNSQQLQALISGLTSDAAPPSEAVDRPLDMKYLLDQLAATYRGRLDMQNVGVLGQSFGGYTALALAGAEINFENLEKDCTAINSSLNLSLLLQCRALLLPQIDYQLGDDRIKAAIAINPVDSSIFGKSEMSGIKVPIMLFASSNDTAAPALSEQIKPFTWLTTPNKYLVLMKKATHFSTLGEAFEGTGVVKIPPQVAGPNPVTAFGYVKALSLAFFKTYVSNEPEYQGYLNASYAQYISRDEIPLVLIQSLTEEQLQGISNTSTAQPIPSPTPNTFQLTSPPALPLQGDERNSSPSLPGDRVEALGVPYPKNIAPTP; encoded by the coding sequence ATGGTTTTACCTTCTGTAACGGCTTTGATGCCGAGTCGGGTTTTGGCTGCGGAAAAAATATTTATTTCCTATGGACCGATACAGTTATCCCTTCCGGTTTCGGCACTGGAAGAATATGCCAGGGAAGGCAAAATCAATCAGGATTTAGGGTTTTATGCTCAATTTTTTAAGCCGGAACAGCTAGAGCAGTTACGGAGGATTTTGCAAACTCGTGCGAATGTGAGTCCGGTGGCAGTGGCTCAATTTCTCTACACGCCGCAGGGGGAAATTTTGCTGCGACGAGTCGGCGAAATTATTCAAACAAAAGCGTTTCAACCGGGTTTTTATGCAATTCGAGCTGCTTTAATTCAAGCTGCTGCCGATCCACAAGGATTGACGCCACTGAATGTACTGCGAAAGTTTCCGACTTACGCAATTCGGATTAATTCGGATCGGGGCTTTGAGATTATTGATGAGCTGAGCAACCTAATCGGGAAAACTCAAGGAGCGATCGCTGCCGTTGAACAGGCAGCTTTGGCTGAAATCTCAGCTCAGTCATCCACTCAGATGCCCTTTCAGCCATCACAAATGGCAACACCGTTTAATATTCCCGCAGGGCGAGATTTACAGCAACCAGGGCCGCTAAGCTGGGAAATGCAGACCCTGACGCTCAATGACCTCAGCCGCAGCCGTACCTTCCCAGTCGATGTTTATCTGCCGCAGTTGAGCGGACGAGCCGCACCCGTAATTGTAATTTCTCACGGGCTGGGAAGCGATCGCTTGTCCTATGCCTACCTGGCGAGACACCTAGCCTCTCATGGATTTGCAGTGGCTCTACCAGAACATCCAGGCAGTAATTCCCAGCAGTTGCAGGCTCTAATTAGCGGTCTGACAAGCGATGCGGCTCCTCCCAGCGAGGCGGTTGACCGTCCTCTGGATATGAAGTATTTGCTAGATCAACTGGCAGCTACTTATCGAGGACGACTAGATATGCAAAACGTCGGCGTCCTTGGTCAATCGTTTGGCGGCTACACAGCATTGGCGCTGGCGGGTGCAGAAATTAATTTTGAGAACCTGGAAAAAGATTGCACTGCTATCAATAGTTCGTTGAATCTGTCGCTGTTGCTCCAATGTCGGGCGTTGCTGTTGCCGCAAATTGATTATCAGTTGGGGGATGACCGAATTAAGGCAGCGATCGCGATCAATCCAGTTGATAGTAGCATCTTCGGAAAAAGTGAGATGAGCGGCATCAAAGTTCCGATAATGTTATTTGCCAGCAGTAACGATACCGCTGCACCTGCTTTATCAGAACAGATTAAACCCTTCACTTGGCTGACAACCCCCAACAAATATCTGGTTTTAATGAAAAAGGCAACGCATTTTTCCACTTTGGGAGAAGCGTTTGAAGGTACTGGGGTAGTCAAGATTCCGCCACAAGTTGCGGGACCAAATCCCGTGACTGCTTTTGGATATGTGAAAGCCCTGAGCCTAGCTTTTTTTAAAACCTATGTTTCTAACGAGCCAGAATATCAAGGCTACCTGAATGCTTCTTACGCTCAATATATCAGTCGAGATGAGATTCCTTTAGTTTTGATTCAGTCTTTAACAGAGGAACAATTGCAGGGAATCAGCAATACTTCTACTGCTCAGCCAATCCCATCTCCTACACCCAATACTTTTCAGTTAACCTCTCCCCCAGCCCTTCCCCTGCAAGGGGACGAGAGGAATTCTTCCCCTTCTCTGCCAGGGGATAGAGTAGAGGCGTTAGGTGTGCCTTACCCGAAAAATATTGCACCTACACCTTAA
- a CDS encoding response regulator, protein MKFPFAVKIGLAISLLSVGVTSTSVYFFYSKTNQIVLNQMSERLKDVGRQGASSLEQDEKQTIQQLRQSLEKNSLPISEKIRTLEPGEITASLLPKIAQEYINSPEYQALVKILIKIRNSSRRKVFPVRFLRQTAEAKDKIPLIRSTYLIVSIPESPRYRIVKFLAHDNSQRTLAQKEKLIGDLYATEQNELQQAFEGEAQAGKKFYTDEIGTFLKAAIPIKDEKDNVIAVLVLEYDGTHEIKQIHKLRYICISIISISLVLSLLVAFLLARWLGNPIEKLLEGAQKVCDRNFDIFIDVKSKDELGLLADAFNSMVAEIRDYARNLESKNKDLLQINQLKDEFLANTSQELQTPLNEIIGIADSLLEGAAGQLSEIQTQNLLMVLQSGQRLANMVNDIVDLEKLKHKTLGLKLRPVGMQEIADVVLTLAKPFADIKGLRLINRIEPTVPMVCADENRVQQILHNLVSNAIKFTDTGSIQVVSSVADNYMKITVADTGIGIPINRINTIFDAFELTEESISRPYVGTGIRLAVTKQLVELHGGKIYVESILKKGSRFTFTLPLAGKLESIQQTLSKELSSKEVEIQNFQFERLQDYLQPAPQEGKFKILIVDDDPVNLQILNNYLCLENYTVYQARNGIAALEAIEQGLKPDLILLDVMMPKMSGYEVCKKIRQTFPANELPIVIVTEAHSVANLLETFGSGANDYLTKPISRNELIARIETHLELSKINIAYGRFVPRQFISLLGEESIVNVKLGDQVQKDMTILFSDIRNFTSLSEAMSPKENFNFINSYLSRVSPVIRNNNGFIDKYIGDAVMALFPESAEDALRAAIEMQKQVSQYNMERRRSNLPPIAIGIGIHSGSLMLGTIGDEQRMEGTVISDAVNLASRLEDLTKAYGASIIISEKTLLGLEDPTRYNYRFLDKVHIKGRKDLSPIFEVFDGVILETLELKSKTRSSFELGIHLYYSKKYASAEEIFKNVLEQNNQDKAASLYVKRCQRLQKQGTDERWDEIESFEEAF, encoded by the coding sequence ATGAAATTTCCCTTCGCGGTGAAAATAGGGCTGGCTATCTCGCTTCTTTCAGTTGGAGTCACCAGCACTAGCGTTTATTTTTTCTACTCAAAAACAAATCAAATTGTTTTAAACCAGATGTCAGAGCGACTTAAAGATGTAGGTCGTCAGGGAGCATCTTCGTTAGAGCAAGACGAAAAACAAACAATTCAGCAGCTTCGTCAGTCCCTTGAAAAAAATTCTCTGCCTATAAGCGAAAAAATCAGAACCCTAGAACCTGGAGAAATTACTGCTTCTTTACTACCTAAAATTGCTCAAGAATATATAAATTCCCCGGAGTATCAAGCTCTTGTAAAAATTTTGATAAAAATCAGAAATAGCAGCCGGAGAAAAGTATTTCCTGTGAGATTCTTGAGGCAAACAGCAGAAGCAAAAGACAAGATTCCGCTCATTCGCTCAACCTATCTTATTGTCAGCATTCCAGAATCTCCGAGATATCGAATTGTCAAGTTTCTGGCTCATGATAATTCTCAAAGAACACTAGCTCAGAAAGAAAAATTGATTGGGGATTTATACGCAACTGAGCAAAATGAACTACAGCAAGCTTTTGAGGGGGAAGCACAAGCTGGTAAGAAATTTTATACAGATGAAATTGGCACTTTTCTAAAAGCAGCCATTCCCATTAAAGATGAAAAAGATAATGTTATTGCTGTTTTAGTTTTAGAGTACGACGGTACCCACGAAATCAAGCAAATTCATAAATTACGATATATTTGCATCAGTATTATTAGTATTAGTTTAGTCCTGTCACTGCTCGTCGCATTTTTGCTGGCGCGTTGGTTGGGAAACCCTATCGAAAAATTATTAGAAGGTGCTCAAAAAGTATGCGATCGCAACTTTGACATCTTTATAGATGTTAAAAGCAAAGATGAGTTGGGACTGTTGGCAGATGCCTTTAATTCGATGGTAGCTGAGATTCGAGACTATGCCCGAAACCTAGAATCCAAAAACAAAGATTTATTACAAATTAATCAACTAAAAGATGAGTTTTTAGCGAATACTTCCCAAGAATTACAAACCCCTTTAAATGAAATAATCGGTATCGCTGACTCTCTTTTAGAGGGAGCTGCTGGGCAACTGTCGGAAATTCAAACGCAAAACTTGTTAATGGTTTTGCAAAGCGGTCAACGGCTAGCAAATATGGTTAACGATATTGTTGATTTAGAAAAACTTAAGCATAAAACACTGGGGTTAAAACTCAGACCAGTAGGAATGCAAGAAATTGCCGATGTAGTTTTAACTCTTGCTAAACCTTTCGCAGATATCAAAGGTTTGCGCTTGATTAATCGAATCGAACCTACTGTACCAATGGTATGTGCTGATGAAAATAGAGTTCAACAAATTCTGCATAATTTAGTTAGCAATGCGATTAAATTTACTGATACAGGTAGTATACAAGTTGTTTCTTCAGTTGCGGATAATTACATGAAAATTACGGTTGCAGATACCGGAATTGGCATTCCAATCAATAGAATAAATACCATTTTTGATGCTTTTGAACTTACCGAAGAATCTATTTCTAGACCTTACGTAGGGACGGGCATCCGCCTTGCAGTTACTAAACAACTGGTGGAATTGCATGGCGGCAAAATTTACGTAGAATCCATTCTAAAAAAAGGTTCGCGGTTTACTTTTACGCTACCGCTGGCAGGAAAATTGGAAAGTATACAACAAACGCTTTCCAAAGAACTCAGTTCAAAAGAGGTTGAAATTCAAAACTTTCAGTTTGAAAGGTTACAAGATTACCTACAACCTGCACCCCAAGAAGGAAAATTTAAAATTTTAATTGTAGATGACGATCCGGTTAATCTTCAGATTCTTAACAATTATCTGTGTTTGGAAAATTATACGGTTTATCAAGCGAGGAATGGAATTGCTGCTTTAGAAGCCATTGAGCAAGGTCTAAAGCCTGATTTAATTTTACTTGATGTAATGATGCCAAAAATGTCAGGCTATGAAGTTTGCAAAAAAATTCGCCAAACTTTTCCTGCCAATGAATTACCAATTGTGATTGTGACAGAAGCGCATAGCGTTGCTAATTTATTAGAAACCTTTGGGTCAGGAGCCAATGATTATCTAACTAAACCAATTTCTAGAAACGAATTGATAGCACGAATAGAGACTCATCTTGAGCTTTCCAAAATAAATATTGCTTATGGTCGATTTGTGCCCCGTCAATTTATTAGTTTGCTGGGAGAAGAAAGCATTGTTAATGTAAAGCTAGGCGATCAAGTGCAGAAAGACATGACAATCCTCTTTTCTGACATTCGCAACTTTACGAGCCTTTCAGAGGCGATGTCACCCAAAGAGAATTTTAATTTTATTAATTCCTACTTGAGTCGGGTGAGTCCCGTTATCCGGAATAATAATGGTTTTATAGATAAATATATTGGAGATGCGGTGATGGCACTTTTCCCGGAAAGCGCTGAAGATGCTTTGCGGGCAGCGATTGAAATGCAAAAACAAGTCTCGCAGTACAATATGGAACGCCGAAGAAGCAATTTACCTCCTATCGCTATCGGCATTGGCATCCATAGCGGCAGTTTGATGCTAGGCACGATTGGAGATGAACAGCGTATGGAAGGGACAGTGATTTCAGATGCAGTGAATCTGGCGTCTCGTCTGGAAGATTTGACCAAAGCCTACGGAGCTTCTATTATTATTAGTGAAAAGACTTTGCTGGGTTTAGAAGATCCCACTCGATATAATTATAGATTTTTGGATAAAGTTCATATTAAAGGTCGTAAAGATTTATCGCCTATTTTTGAAGTTTTTGATGGTGTTATCTTAGAGACTTTAGAGCTGAAGAGCAAAACCAGAAGCTCTTTTGAATTAGGAATTCATCTCTATTACAGCAAAAAATATGCCTCTGCGGAGGAAATTTTCAAGAACGTCTTAGAGCAAAATAATCAAGATAAAGCGGCTAGCCTCTATGTTAAACGTTGCCAGAGATTGCAAAAACAGGGAACCGATGAAAGATGGGACGAAATTGAGTCTTTCGAGGAAGCCTTTTAG
- the argF gene encoding ornithine carbamoyltransferase: protein MEALKGRDLLSLADLSAEEMKELLDLAAQLKTHQLNLRCNKVLGLLFYKASTRTRVSFSVAMYQLGGQVIDLNPNVTQVSRGEPLADTARVLDRYLDILAIRTFEQEDLQTFANYAKIPIINALSDLEHPCQVLADLLTVQECFGTLDGLTLTYLGDGNNMANSLLLGCALMGMNVRIATPTEYQPDAAIVEQAKKIAQTNSEVTITNDPEAAAKGAHVLYTDVWASMGQEEQADARIPIFQPYQVNEQLLSIADPDAIVLHCLPAHREEEITDAVIEGSQSRVWDQAENRMHAQKALLVSLLGAD from the coding sequence ATGGAAGCATTGAAAGGACGAGATCTCCTAAGTCTGGCAGACCTCAGTGCTGAGGAAATGAAAGAACTTTTGGATTTGGCAGCTCAGCTGAAGACGCATCAGCTAAATTTGCGCTGCAATAAGGTGTTAGGGCTGTTGTTTTATAAAGCGTCTACACGGACTCGCGTCAGCTTTTCAGTGGCAATGTACCAACTAGGCGGTCAGGTGATAGACCTGAATCCTAATGTTACCCAGGTGAGCCGGGGAGAACCGTTAGCCGATACAGCACGAGTGTTGGATCGCTATCTAGACATCTTAGCGATTCGGACATTTGAGCAGGAGGATCTGCAAACTTTTGCGAACTATGCCAAGATTCCGATTATCAATGCGCTGTCGGATTTAGAACATCCCTGTCAGGTTTTAGCTGATTTATTAACTGTTCAAGAATGCTTTGGAACGCTAGATGGGCTAACTTTGACTTATCTGGGAGATGGTAATAATATGGCAAACTCCCTGCTTTTGGGCTGCGCGTTGATGGGGATGAATGTGAGAATTGCTACACCTACGGAGTATCAACCCGATGCGGCAATTGTCGAGCAAGCGAAAAAGATTGCACAGACTAACTCTGAGGTAACAATTACTAACGACCCTGAAGCTGCCGCCAAAGGTGCCCATGTGCTTTATACCGACGTTTGGGCAAGTATGGGTCAAGAGGAACAAGCAGATGCCAGAATTCCAATTTTTCAACCTTACCAAGTGAATGAGCAGCTGTTGAGTATTGCCGATCCTGATGCAATTGTGCTGCATTGTTTACCTGCTCATCGAGAGGAAGAAATTACCGATGCTGTTATCGAAGGTTCTCAGTCGCGGGTTTGGGATCAGGCAGAAAACCGAATGCACGCGCAGAAGGCTTTGTTGGTGAGTCTTTTGGGAGCAGATTGA
- the lexA gene encoding transcriptional repressor LexA, with product MEPLTDAQQQLYNWLVEYISQYQHAPSIRQMMRAMELKSPAPVQSRLEHLRAKGYIDWTEGKARTIRIVRSGAGGVPVLGAIAAGGLVEPFTDTVEQLDLSSLFRQPDYYALRVVGDSMIDDQIAEGDMVIMRPVPEPDRVKNGTIVAARVEGHGTTLKRYHRQGEQITLKPANTKYDPIKVKANQVEVQGVLVGVWRGYEFASMKSGSRRR from the coding sequence ATGGAACCCCTAACTGATGCTCAGCAGCAACTTTATAATTGGCTGGTGGAATATATCAGTCAATATCAACACGCGCCTTCAATTCGGCAGATGATGCGGGCAATGGAACTGAAGTCGCCTGCGCCGGTTCAGAGCCGCCTGGAACACTTGCGTGCGAAAGGCTATATTGACTGGACGGAAGGAAAAGCCCGCACGATTAGGATTGTGCGCTCTGGTGCGGGTGGAGTGCCGGTTTTAGGAGCGATCGCTGCCGGTGGTCTTGTCGAACCTTTCACCGATACGGTCGAACAGCTGGATTTGTCTTCTCTGTTTCGTCAGCCGGATTATTATGCCCTTCGGGTGGTCGGAGACAGCATGATTGATGACCAAATTGCTGAAGGCGATATGGTCATCATGCGACCCGTACCCGAACCGGATCGCGTGAAAAATGGCACGATTGTGGCAGCACGAGTCGAAGGACACGGAACGACTTTGAAACGCTATCACCGGCAGGGAGAGCAAATTACGCTCAAACCAGCCAATACCAAATACGACCCCATTAAAGTAAAGGCGAACCAAGTGGAGGTGCAAGGTGTGTTGGTCGGCGTCTGGCGCGGCTATGAATTTGCTTCCATGAAATCGGGATCTCGAAGGCGATAG